The following proteins are co-located in the Gloeocapsa sp. PCC 7428 genome:
- a CDS encoding DapH/DapD/GlmU-related protein, which produces MPTYLPHDWFPQPLPSNVILGEQSWLYSTYAFLHYRSQRGLRVGHNTGIYIDTLFDVGPSGEVEIGNYCTLAGPIIATNGYVKIGNYVLISREVVLADSFVAVPLTITQRSTPQSSIIIGNDVWIGTRAVILSGARLGDGAIVGAGAVVDFDVPAYAIAAGNPAKIVGWAYPE; this is translated from the coding sequence ATGCCCACCTACCTACCACACGATTGGTTCCCGCAACCCTTACCATCAAATGTCATCCTTGGCGAACAAAGCTGGTTGTATAGTACTTATGCGTTTCTGCATTACCGCAGTCAGCGTGGTTTGCGCGTAGGTCACAATACAGGAATTTACATCGATACACTTTTCGACGTTGGACCATCAGGCGAAGTAGAGATTGGCAATTACTGTACGTTAGCAGGACCCATTATCGCCACAAACGGATACGTTAAAATTGGTAACTATGTGTTGATTTCGCGCGAAGTTGTGCTAGCAGACTCTTTTGTTGCGGTTCCTCTAACAATAACTCAACGAAGCACTCCCCAAAGTAGCATCATCATTGGTAACGATGTTTGGATTGGAACTCGTGCGGTGATTCTCAGTGGTGCGCGACTTGGCGATGGTGCGATTGTCGGCGCAGGTGCGGTGGTTGATTTTGACGTTCCTGCGTACGCGATCGCCGCCGGAAATCCTGCAAAGATTGTAGGCTGGGCATATCCTGAATAG
- a CDS encoding DapH/DapD/GlmU-related protein: protein MDISEFIGTWDYASLLPANVRIGKDCYLERKDSFQRFRSRHNPGLVLGNGVYVYTWTVFSVEPEGVVVVGDESILVGAMFWCAQSITIGKRVTISYNVTIADSDFHPRKPGLRRQDAIAIAPPGDQKPRPSLVTQPVIVEDDVQIGIGAMILKGVHIGAGAQIGAGSVVTANVPAQAVVAGNPARIQNQALL from the coding sequence ATGGATATCAGTGAATTTATTGGGACTTGGGACTATGCTTCACTTCTTCCCGCCAATGTACGAATTGGTAAAGATTGCTACTTAGAGCGTAAGGACAGCTTTCAACGATTTCGCAGCCGACACAATCCAGGGCTAGTGTTAGGGAATGGCGTATATGTTTATACCTGGACGGTGTTCTCTGTGGAACCCGAAGGCGTAGTAGTTGTAGGTGATGAGTCAATTCTTGTGGGTGCAATGTTTTGGTGCGCGCAAAGTATTACTATTGGGAAGCGCGTGACGATTTCATACAATGTGACAATCGCCGATAGCGACTTTCATCCCCGCAAACCAGGCTTACGGCGACAAGATGCGATCGCGATCGCGCCTCCAGGCGATCAAAAACCACGTCCGTCGTTAGTAACGCAACCTGTGATCGTCGAAGATGACGTGCAAATCGGAATTGGCGCGATGATTCTTAAAGGAGTTCATATCGGCGCAGGTGCGCAAATTGGTGCAGGTTCTGTTGTCACCGCGAATGTTCCTGCACAAGCTGTAGTCGCAGGTAATCCTGCGAGAATTCAAAATCAGGCATTGTTGTAA
- a CDS encoding glycosyltransferase family 4 protein, with protein sequence MDTLRIALISPIAGRTGPDSGSSIEQIVSLLTEELMRRGHKVTLFATGDSQTSALLHAVYARGYRNDPMLWNNYEFHEVVHVAAAFERAQEFDVIHSHAYHYALPFTRLVPTPIVHTYHINPNSDILRSYTRYPEAQVVAVSRYHRSKFKSLGNVPVIYNGIDTAAFPFCSGQGDYLVFLGHLNAQKGAVEAIKVTQKVGMRLIMAGQGQGDYFETEVAPLIDGKSIEYIGPVGVEKRNELLAGAAALLFPINYSEAFGMVLIEAMACGTPVLASDRCAVSEIVEPGVTGYYAADVDSLAACLPDVLALDRTRVRQAVVARFDYHRMVDEYEALYRKLLEVQR encoded by the coding sequence GTGGATACGTTGCGAATTGCCTTAATTTCCCCAATTGCAGGTCGAACAGGTCCTGATAGTGGTAGTTCGATTGAACAAATTGTGTCGTTACTCACCGAAGAGTTGATGCGTCGCGGACACAAAGTCACCTTGTTTGCCACAGGTGACTCGCAAACATCTGCGCTGTTACATGCGGTTTACGCACGTGGCTATAGAAATGACCCAATGTTATGGAACAACTATGAATTTCACGAAGTTGTTCACGTTGCGGCGGCGTTTGAACGCGCCCAAGAATTTGACGTTATCCACAGCCATGCTTACCATTATGCGCTGCCGTTTACTCGTCTAGTTCCTACGCCGATTGTTCACACGTATCACATTAATCCTAATTCCGACATTCTCCGCAGCTATACGCGCTATCCAGAAGCCCAAGTTGTCGCAGTTTCGCGGTATCATCGCAGTAAATTTAAGTCACTTGGCAACGTACCTGTTATATATAACGGCATTGATACTGCTGCATTTCCATTTTGTTCTGGGCAGGGCGATTATCTTGTGTTTCTAGGGCATCTTAACGCGCAAAAAGGTGCTGTTGAAGCGATTAAAGTAACACAAAAAGTCGGTATGCGGCTAATTATGGCAGGACAGGGGCAAGGTGACTATTTTGAAACCGAAGTCGCGCCTTTAATTGACGGAAAATCTATTGAATACATTGGACCTGTAGGCGTTGAGAAACGCAACGAATTACTTGCAGGTGCCGCAGCATTATTATTTCCAATCAACTACTCGGAAGCTTTCGGGATGGTGCTGATTGAAGCAATGGCGTGTGGTACGCCCGTTTTAGCAAGCGATCGCTGTGCCGTTTCTGAAATTGTCGAACCTGGTGTCACTGGTTATTATGCTGCGGATGTCGATTCACTTGCGGCGTGTCTTCCCGATGTTTTAGCACTCGATCGCACTCGCGTACGTCAAGCCGTTGTCGCCCGTTTCGACTATCACCGCATGGTAGATGAATACGAAGCACTTTATCGCAAATTGCTGGAGGTGCAGCGGTGA
- a CDS encoding phosphotransferase, giving the protein MTLNVVEGQPTVAAVLEQGLCEYFGQSVQIQQITSTALDNYSTHPIHRLQVTLNTGQQISTIFKRLRQDVRQGREVLLYQRLLVGQRFGAPQLYAGLCDRAAQRYWLFLEDVGEWKLEYYEISEWLLTFRWMAQLHAAYYDREAELRSLDCLGEHNAEFYYYLLQTARESLKKKAEAHLLMRFDCLMAQFDELVAFLICQPHTLLHGDVSCHNIIVQPNVGIRPIDWEWASIGIAAWDVVRLLSGWGKYKPYLLAAYLDELKQHIVLDRQTFSRTLVYCDILKTLWYLRWWIKPFQKPAFVETALAKLENLWYELD; this is encoded by the coding sequence ATGACACTAAACGTGGTGGAAGGGCAACCCACAGTTGCGGCGGTGTTGGAGCAAGGGTTATGTGAGTATTTTGGTCAGTCTGTACAAATTCAACAGATAACGTCTACAGCGTTGGATAATTACAGTACGCATCCGATTCATCGTTTACAGGTCACCCTGAACACGGGTCAACAGATATCTACAATCTTCAAGCGGCTGCGGCAGGATGTTCGTCAAGGACGTGAGGTGCTACTTTATCAAAGATTACTCGTAGGACAACGTTTTGGCGCACCACAGTTGTATGCCGGATTGTGCGATCGCGCTGCACAACGCTACTGGCTATTTCTCGAAGATGTCGGTGAGTGGAAACTTGAATACTATGAGATATCTGAATGGTTGCTGACTTTCCGCTGGATGGCGCAGTTACACGCCGCTTATTACGACCGAGAAGCCGAGTTGCGATCGCTCGATTGTCTGGGCGAACACAACGCAGAATTCTACTACTATCTTCTCCAAACTGCTCGCGAGAGTCTCAAAAAAAAAGCCGAGGCGCATCTACTTATGCGCTTTGATTGCCTCATGGCGCAGTTTGACGAACTGGTAGCATTCTTGATTTGTCAACCGCATACACTACTTCATGGTGATGTGTCGTGTCATAACATTATTGTTCAACCTAACGTAGGAATTCGACCGATTGACTGGGAGTGGGCATCAATTGGCATCGCTGCTTGGGATGTTGTCCGCTTACTCTCAGGATGGGGTAAATATAAACCGTATCTTCTCGCGGCTTACCTCGATGAACTGAAACAACATATTGTACTTGATCGGCAAACCTTTAGCCGGACGCTGGTGTACTGCGACATCTTAAAAACGCTATGGTATCTTCGCTGGTGGATCAAGCCATTTCAAAAACCTGCTTTTGTTGAAACTGCACTCGCTAAACTGGAAAACCTCTGGTACGAATTGGATTAG